One segment of Carya illinoinensis cultivar Pawnee chromosome 1, C.illinoinensisPawnee_v1, whole genome shotgun sequence DNA contains the following:
- the LOC122283595 gene encoding DEAD-box ATP-dependent RNA helicase 15-like produces the protein MGEVKDNDYEEELVDFEDDDPKAPDSASARPAADSVKKGYVGIHSSGFRDFLLKPELLRAIVDSGFEHPSEVQHECIPQAILGMDVICQAKSGMGKTAVFVLSALQQIEPVAGQVAALVLCHTRELAYQICHEFERFSTYLPDIRVAVFYGGVNIKIHKDILKNECPHVVVGTPGRILALARDKDLGLKNVRHFILDECDKMLESLDMRRDVQEIFKMTPHDKQVMMFSATLSKEIRPVCKKFMQEPMEIYVDDETKLTLHGLVQHYILLKEAEKNRKLNDLLDALDFNQVVIFVKSVHRAAELNKLLEECNFPSICIHSGMAQEERLKRYKNFKEGQSRILVATDLVGRGIDIERVNIVINYDMPDSADTYLHRVGRAGRFGTKGLAITFVSSAADSDVLNQVQSRFEVDIKELPEQIDTSTYMPS, from the exons ATGGGTGAAGTCAAGGACAACGACTACGAAGAAGAGCTCGTCGACTTCGAAGATGATGACCCTAAGGCCCCCGACTCCGCCTCAGCTAGACCCGCAGCTGATTCCGTCAAGAa GGGCTATGTTGGGATTCACAGTTCGGGATTTAGAGACTTCCTGTTGAAACCAGAGCTTCTTCGAGCCATAGTGGATTCAGGATTTGAACATCCATCAGAAG TGCAACATGAGTGCATCCCTCAAGCTATCCTAGGAATGGATGTCATCTGTCAAGCAAAATCTGGTATGGGGAAAACTGCTGTCTTTGTTCTATCAGCTCTTCAGCAGATTGAACCTGTTGCTGGTCAAGTGGCGGCTCTTGTTCTTTGCCACACAAGAGAACTAGCTTACCAG ATTTGTCATGAATTTGAGAGGTTCAGTACATATTTACCTGACATCAGGGTTGCTGTTTTCTACGGTGGTGTCAATATCAAGATTCACAAGGATATTCTAAAAAATGAATGTCCTCATGTTGTTGTTGGAACACCCGGACGAATATTGGCTCTAGCAAGGGATAAAGATCTTGGATTAAAGAATGTGAGGCATTTTATTCTTGATGAGTGTGATAAAATGCTAGAATCACTTG ACATGAGGAGAGATGTTCAGGAAATCTTCAAGATGACTCCTCATGACAAGCAAGTGATGATGTTTTCAGCAACTCTAAGTAAAGAGATCCGTCCTGTTTGCAAAAAATTTATGCAAGAG CCAATggaaatttatgttgatgatgagaCAAAGTTGACTCTTCATGGTCTTGTACAG CACTACATTTTATTGAAAGAGGCAGAGAAAAACCGCAAATTGAATGAtcttcttgatgcattggactTCAATCAAGTTGTTATTTTTGTCAAAAGTGTTCACAGAGCAGCTGAGCTGAACAAGTTACTCGAGGAGTGTAACTTCCCCTCTATTTGCATCCATTCAGGAATGGCTCAGGAGGAAAG GTTGAAACGTTACAAGAATTTCAAGGAGGGGCAATCAAGAATTCTTGTGGCAACAGACTTAGTAGGAAGGGGGATTGATATAGAGCGTGTTAACATTGTTATCAACTATGATATGCCAGATTCAGCTGATACATACCTGCACAGg GTGGGTAGGGCTGGCAGGTTTGGGACCAAGGGGCTTGCAATCACATTTGTCTCATCTGCAGCTGACTCAGATGTTCTTAATCAG gTTCAGTCGAGGTTTGAGGTGGACATAAAGGAGCTTCCGGAGCAAATTGATACTTCAACTTACA TGCCATCATGA
- the LOC122283553 gene encoding RHOMBOID-like protein 5, with protein sequence MAKGPPSPCDIEAGPRGTQPTQPPPPHFQPPMPKTWFSWLVPLIFAANIMMFVYTMYVNDCPATTGEKCLLSAYLGRLSFQPFTENILLGPSITTLIKLGGLETKLVVEEGEGWRLLSCMWLHVGVIHLVANMLSLLFIGIRLEQEFGFVRVGILYLLSGFGGSLLSALNSKTSISVGASGALFGLLGGVLSELLTNWTIYENKLAALLTLVLIITLNLAVGFLPRVDNSAHIGGFLSGFLLGFILLVRPQFGYVSPKHIPPGYDIKRKPRHMTYQYLLWVTALIILIFGFAYGSAKLFNGETPYNVPI encoded by the exons ATGGCGAAGGGGCCTCCATCACCATGTGATATTGAGGCGGGGCCTCGAGGAACTCAGCCAACTCAACCACCACCGCCACATTTTCAACCTCCAATGCCTAAGACATGGTTCTCGTGGCTTGTTCCTCTCATTTTTGCGGCCAATATCATGATGTTCGTGTACACCATGTACGTGAATGATTGCCCGGCTACAACCGGAGAGAAGTGTCTGCTGTCTGCATACTTGGGGAGATTGTCTTTCCAGCCCTTCACGGAGAACATACTCCTTGGCCCTTCCATTACCAC GCTGATAAAACTCGGAGGTCTTGAGACGAAACTAGTGGTGGAGGAAGGTGAAGGATGGCGCCTCTTGTCCTGCATGTGGCTTCATGTCGGAGTTATCCATTTAGTTGCTAATATGTTGAGTCTTCTATTTATAGGAATCCGGCTTGAGCAGGAATTTGGATTTG TGAGAGTAGGAATCTTGTACTTGCTTTCTGGTTTTGGTGGAAGCTTGCTATCTGCTCTTAATTCTAAAACATCAATATCAGTGGGCGCATCTGGTGCTCTTTTCGGCCTGTTGGGAGGTGTGCTTTCTGAGCTTCTCACTAACTGGACAATCTATGAGAACAAG TTGGCCGCACTCCTAACTCTGGTGCTCATCATTACCCTCAATTTGGCTGTCGGGTTTCTGCCTCGCGTTGACAATTCAGCTCATATCGGAGGATTCCTGTCGGGATTTCTCCTCGGCTTCATTCTTTTAGTCCGTCCTCAATTTGGATATGTAAGCCCCAAACACATTCCCCCAGGATATGATATAAAGCGCAAACCCAGGCACATGACCTATCAGTACCTGTTGTGGGTGACGGctttaatcatcttaatttttgG CTTTGCATATGGCAGTGCCAAGCTATTTAACGGCGAGACCCCGTATAATGTGCCTATCTAA
- the LOC122283569 gene encoding DCC family protein At1g52590, chloroplastic isoform X1, with amino-acid sequence MALTLLAPGGCARLCAPRPAHIRHRVTTFATLSSPGGHAVDWVEATSSFFEQDARPIMLFDGVCNLCNGGVRFVRENDRNRRIRFEPLQSDAGKKLLRRSGRAPDDISSVVLVEKDRSYIKSEAVLKIMDYIDIPFPQLAFFLQFVPQFIRDIAYDNVADNRYTFFGRSESCEI; translated from the exons ATGGCTCTAACCCTACTGGCTCCCGGTGGGTGCGCTCGATTATGCGCGCCGCGCCCTGCGCACATTAGACATAGAGTCACTACGTTCGCTACTCTATCCTCTCCTGGAGGTCATGCCGTGGACTGGGTTGAAGCAACTTCGAGCTTTTTCGAACAAGACGCGAGGCCCATCATGTTGTTTGATG GTGTATGCAACTTGTGTAACGGAGGTGTGAGGTTTGTGCGTGAAAATGATCGAAATCG GAGAATCAGGTTTGAACCTCTCCAAAGCGATGCCGGCAAGAAATTACTTAGGAGGTCAGGGAGGGCTCCTGATGATATCTCCAGTGTTGTACTTGTTGAAAAGGATAG ATCATACATCAAGTCAGAAGCTGTGCTGAAGATAATGGATTACATAGACATACCATTCCCCCAGTTAGCATTTTTTCTACAGTTTGTGCCGCA GTTCATAAGGGATATTGCATATGATAATGTGGCAGACAACCGTTACACATTTTTCGGCCGCTCAGAATCATGTGAGATATAA
- the LOC122283569 gene encoding DCC family protein At1g52590, chloroplastic isoform X2 — MALTLLAPGGCARLCAPRPAHIRHRVTTFATLSSPGGHAVDWVEATSSFFEQDARPIMLFDGVCNLCNGGVRRIRFEPLQSDAGKKLLRRSGRAPDDISSVVLVEKDRSYIKSEAVLKIMDYIDIPFPQLAFFLQFVPQFIRDIAYDNVADNRYTFFGRSESCEI, encoded by the exons ATGGCTCTAACCCTACTGGCTCCCGGTGGGTGCGCTCGATTATGCGCGCCGCGCCCTGCGCACATTAGACATAGAGTCACTACGTTCGCTACTCTATCCTCTCCTGGAGGTCATGCCGTGGACTGGGTTGAAGCAACTTCGAGCTTTTTCGAACAAGACGCGAGGCCCATCATGTTGTTTGATG GTGTATGCAACTTGTGTAACGGAGGTGTGAG GAGAATCAGGTTTGAACCTCTCCAAAGCGATGCCGGCAAGAAATTACTTAGGAGGTCAGGGAGGGCTCCTGATGATATCTCCAGTGTTGTACTTGTTGAAAAGGATAG ATCATACATCAAGTCAGAAGCTGTGCTGAAGATAATGGATTACATAGACATACCATTCCCCCAGTTAGCATTTTTTCTACAGTTTGTGCCGCA GTTCATAAGGGATATTGCATATGATAATGTGGCAGACAACCGTTACACATTTTTCGGCCGCTCAGAATCATGTGAGATATAA
- the LOC122283537 gene encoding signal peptidase complex catalytic subunit SEC11A, whose amino-acid sequence MGWIGETIDSIKSLQIRQVLTQAVSLGMIVTSALIIWKALMCITGSESPVVVVLSGSMEPGFKRGDILFLHMSKDPIRAGEIVVFNVDGREIPIVHRVIKVHEREDTGEVDVLTKGDNNYGDDRLLYAHGQLWLQRHHIMGRAVGFLPYVGWVTIIMTEKPIIKYILIGALGLLVITSKD is encoded by the exons ATGGGATGGATCGGTGAGACAATCGACTCTATCAAATCCCTTCAGATCCGCCAGGTCCTCACCCAGGCCGTCAGTCTCG GCATGATTGTTACATCTGCACTGATAATATGGAAGGCATTAATGTGCATTACTGGCAGTGAATCCCCTGTTGTTGTTGTCCTTTCTGGAAGCATGGAACCTGGCTTCAAGAGG GGAGACATCTTGTTCTTGCACATGAGCAAAGATCCTATTCGTGCTGGGGAGATTGTTGTTTTTAATGTTGAT GGTCGTGAGATTCCAATTGTCCATCGTGTTATTAAG GTCCATGAACGGGAAGATACTGGCGAAGTTGATGTCCTTACAAAAG GAGATAATAATTATGGGGATGACAGGCTTCTGTATGCTCATGGTCAGCTTTGGCTTCAACGACATCACATAATGGGCAGAGCTGTAGG GTTCCTGCCTTATGTTGGCTGGGTAACAATTATCATGACTGAAAAGCCAATCATCAAG TATATTCTTATTGGTGCATTGGGGTTGCTCGTTATAACATCAAAAGATTGA